From Candidatus Nitricoxidivorans perseverans, the proteins below share one genomic window:
- a CDS encoding double-cubane-cluster-containing anaerobic reductase gives MNSQNAKPVALPYNRTRQAREAETMLDRIVDDFDDNPAAMAYFYDLFRRAWCQGEPMERTGVRVGTTCIHAPEELIYAMGATPVRLCNGSYHYDQIGADFMPAKSCSLVKATLGMLSSENAIPRIGKLDLIVNPTTCDQKKKAGAMMAAMGHAVYDLELPPSKESEQSRVYWQRSVREFALRLRSLTGNKLTKKNLTAAMARTGRAQAAFRTLHNFRRKAPSLVLGKDAFLVTNAYFFDDIDRWTEAVEKLNAELARREKDGFCAAQKKAPRILFTGSPPIFPNLKLPLLIEQAGGVVVADETCSANRMLYDMTSVDEWLLNDMVDSLADKYLKPCTCPIFTNNEDRIRRLLELARSFAVDGVVYQSFAGCQVYEMEQRSVAEALNKAGVAMLYVETDYSLDDMGQLSTRIEAFIESMKTRRRKAA, from the coding sequence CATCGTCGACGACTTCGACGACAACCCGGCGGCGATGGCCTATTTCTACGACCTCTTCCGCCGCGCCTGGTGCCAGGGGGAACCCATGGAGCGGACAGGCGTGCGGGTGGGCACCACCTGCATCCACGCCCCGGAGGAATTGATCTACGCCATGGGCGCGACGCCCGTGCGCTTGTGCAACGGTTCCTATCATTACGACCAGATCGGCGCCGACTTCATGCCGGCCAAGTCCTGCTCGCTGGTCAAGGCCACGCTGGGCATGCTGAGTTCGGAGAATGCGATCCCCAGGATCGGCAAGCTCGACCTGATCGTCAACCCCACGACCTGCGACCAGAAGAAGAAGGCCGGCGCGATGATGGCGGCGATGGGACATGCGGTCTACGACCTGGAACTGCCTCCCTCCAAGGAAAGCGAACAGTCGCGGGTCTATTGGCAGCGTTCGGTGCGGGAGTTCGCGCTGCGACTGCGCAGCCTGACCGGCAATAAACTGACGAAAAAGAACCTGACGGCGGCCATGGCCAGGACCGGCCGCGCCCAGGCCGCGTTCCGCACCCTGCACAACTTCCGCCGCAAGGCGCCCTCGCTGGTGCTCGGCAAGGACGCGTTCCTGGTCACCAACGCCTACTTCTTCGACGACATCGACCGCTGGACCGAGGCGGTGGAAAAACTCAACGCCGAACTGGCCCGGCGGGAGAAAGACGGCTTCTGCGCAGCGCAGAAGAAGGCGCCGCGCATCTTGTTCACTGGCTCGCCGCCGATCTTCCCCAACCTCAAGCTGCCCTTGCTGATCGAGCAGGCCGGCGGCGTGGTGGTGGCCGACGAGACCTGCTCCGCCAATCGCATGCTCTACGACATGACCTCCGTCGACGAATGGTTGCTCAACGACATGGTCGACAGCCTGGCCGACAAATACCTCAAGCCCTGCACCTGCCCGATCTTCACCAACAACGAGGATCGCATCCGGCGATTGCTGGAGCTGGCCAGGAGCTTCGCCGTCGACGGCGTGGTGTATCAATCCTTCGCCGGATGCCAGGTCTATGAGATGGAACAGCGCAGCGTCGCCGAAGCCCTCAACAAGGCGGGCGTCGCCATGCTCTACGTCGAGACCGACTACAGCCTGGACGACATGGGCCAGTTGTCCACCCGCATCGAGGCCTTCATCGAGTCCATGAAGACACGCAGGCGGAAGGCGGCATGA